GCCATCTCCAACCACACCTGATGCATACGAAGTTTAAGTATTTTTATGTACAAGGTAACGATATATAAAATCACTTACTCTAAGAGTTTAAAACCAACTTTACGAGTTGGTTACTAAATCAATGTTGTAATCAAACTGACAATTATTAACACGAATTTCTCTATAACAAATAAGTTTttgaaaataataattattttgaaCCCTTGTGATTGTTAACAATAGTTCAGAtataaaattattaaaataacaacgtaaattattaaataacgtaaaaaatgaataaagttttaGTTACTAGAAGTCTACTAATTTTGCGTTCAAAGCTAAAACCTCATTGTGATCAACGACCATACGAACGACCTCGCATTTTCCAAGAAGAATTAGAGCAAAGGTCTAAAAACAAAATTTACACTGTCGTGGGGTATGAGACAAAGCTAAATACATTCAAAGATTCTGCAATACTCAAGACCATGAAATAAAtgaactttataatggtccatgaTGGACCTAAACGTTGTTTCTTCATTCTCTGGTGTGCGGTTTGGTCATGGTCTTTATATTTATAAATCTAAGAGAAAAGATTTTATAAATATTCTACTTTGTAACAGTTATCACGTGTAATCAACCAATCTAATTTATGGCTTGGTTACACGAACTCTATAAAATTAGTTCAGAATTCATTACATTCCTTTATTGTGAGAAAATATTAATTTCCCCCATTCATTTGCAAATAATtctgcccatcctcctgttttggtagtacttatagtaacaatgaggtccatagtatatataccgacgtacaacgaaattaaaaagtagaaatctgaactactgTGTTGGAGAAATCGGAAATCTATATTTTACttttgttgctttgacaaaccaaGCCTAACCTCCCTAGGCTTAATACACGATTTCTTAATACACGAGGCCTAGTATAgtgcatatgtgtgctatactaggattaggaatatttaagtttgttcttcagcttcatttattttaaaagaattccttactagtcagtactactatctaaaagaaagtacatacgaattcgtgactattgacgatcgtcacaatatgtactatttaaacaggaggatgggttgaaattATTATATTTCCAGTGCCAAGCATAATAACACATTCCTTCAATCTCGCCTCACTACAATCACTTATGCTGCGTTCCCACATGGCGACGGTTGGAGGTACACGCAGCGTCTCATACAAACATTCACGATACCATACACATTAACTTATGTTACTTAATGTACTTCAACTTACCCTACCATAATCTACCCCTAACCGATCTGAATTGCGACTAACTCCCAAATATACTTTGACTCTATCTCAATCTCTTGACTAAACCATACACTTTTCATAAAATAGGAAAACTTTGATACCACCATTAACACAACTTCTCATCTTTGCCATCCTGAGTCCAATTCCACTCATGTTTATTCTGATTATCCGCACACAAATAGCAGGCATCGATAACATCCAATACCACATTATGAACATTGATACTCCACCGAGTGCCTTTTGTTtttttaatacattaggtacatctgcattggagcagctaccctagactatatgaagactATATAAACTATgtgtgtacagtgtgtcaaaaagctagctacgtgatgctaaaaaatctccatcacacaggatggttagtcatatagaGGCATGTGGTatgtagtctgcactgacagacttggtttgttatgaggatatcatgagcacaagagtgaataagctgGCAGTGATAATAAAAgtctccatctcgcaggatggttagtcatacagggccatatgtttagtagcctgcactggcaaattttgggtacactatgaggacatcttcaaaaatacgagagtgaataaagtaattgcaaagctccaggtacctcatgccaactggtctgaaaggtctaataactgggcattcagtgatgtagtgtgggagatcatgcagcagttcctgctcactgagtttgcacctggagtgctcaggattgggagatccgtcacctgtagccacctgccacaggtaacggtaaccattGAGTGCCGCATCTTTCAACATCACCACTCGTGCAGTCATCGGAGGAAAAACCTTCATCAAGTCATTAGTAGCAAAATAACGGAACCGAGAGAAAAAAAGTGAGCATGCTGATGATCGATTAATTGTTGTAGTTCTTGCTGATATCTCCCGCACCACTGGACACTCATGTATTGACTTAGGCCAGTCACGAGAACAAACAGTATCTACTCTAGAACATCACTTAATAAAATGGTAAAGTTACTGAAGATCTTAAGAATAATAATACATGTGCTAACCTTTCCTGAAAAAGCCGCCTTCGCCAGACAGCACCAGCTTGTTGACAGTAGATCCAGACACAAAGTTCTTCTCCTCCCGAGATTTCATCTCGCTGAAGCTGGTGTAATGCGCCACCTGCGAGGAATGTTACTCTTGCTTAATGAACCTTCCATCAGCCTAATATTGTCTTATTGTGGTATATTACACCATCTAACCTCAAAGTAATTTCTAATTGGAATACTGCCACATAAATGGTTCAGCATTTATACCGTAGGGAAGAGAAGGGGCTACTACACAGCTTTGCCACAGTGAGAGCATCATGCCACCATGCAAACTGAGGTCAGGAGCATAGCCTGGTACGAAAGTGAGGGGAAGCGAGCCTTCACTTGAGGTAAAAGACGCCAGGACACGTACAAAATTTCTAAtttattattcatttttattgtgtatttataattaaaataaagaaaataccGTTTTAAAGAATACATAATTGTTACTCTGTATTTAAGTTCAAAACAATTAAAGCGTGTTATATTATTGCGCATTTTAAACGTTAAAACAGAAAGCGCCATATAAAAAAATGTATAAAGCAACTAATAGTTCcttttttttgttattaacaagcttagataTACTcatcaatgtgctgctaccctatattGTATGAAACATTATGGAATCAGGCGAGAACATGAAacataaggctgatctattagcctccccctccctagcaaaatctgggagcagcacaagaatatctaggtttcattcttgcaaaggtaTCTACTACTATATTATAACCCAACTCAGTAGCTAACTGTCTATATGCATTTATAAAttgggttttaatttattaattaaacctGAACACATTTTCTTTCATAAAAGGTTTATTATTTCATATTAGAACTTACAGTAATAAATATTTCCCACTGCCACAAAATAGGTCGGGTGCATGAGTCAGCCTTGGACAATGGTCGGCAATTGGATTTCAAAAATAGTTTATACGTTTATGATATTTCTTAAGGATCTACCTCCTGGAAATGTAGAGCTGTACGATAACAGTTCCGATACAAGAATTCAACATCACGTTTAACTTACGAGTACCAGAACATTCAGGACGGTAAAGGACATTATGCCTTTGATCAGAACATCTGATGGGTCCACCCCTCCCCCAATTTTTCACCTATCCTAATGTGATGTATTTGCATAGTACGAACATTTCTCATTTTATGAGATTGTAGGACACGAGTCTACATTAGGCTGCCactttattatatttttatttgattttgcTATTACTCTTTATTCCCAAACTAGTGACTGTTTTCTAAAATAGTTTTTCAAGTCCAAGGTCGCGACCCATTACTAGCTCCTAGGGCATTATTTATTAACATTCAATTAAATATAGTAAAGGCAGCAGAATTAAAATTAATTAGTGCATTAAACCACTAATAACAAACAATTAATAAAActaagtatattatatatacaatttaaGTTCAGATAAAAATATAGTATATCTATTGCCTCTTAGTTTTCCGAAATTAATTTAACTTGCACCTATACTCGGATGGGTTTATCTACTGCCGGAAACTCCGAACTAACCTTCTGCAGCTGCTCCTCCGTCAGGTTGGTGTCTAAGAACTTGTTGAGCTTATGAAGTTCCAACATTGTATTGGTCTTGACATCCTCAAAAAATACGAAGTGCATGTTAGGATGGTCGCGCTTCTCCCAGGCTTCCTTCATGTGGAGCCAGTACGGCCCGATCAACACTGCCAACATCATAAAAACAAAGAAAATTACAGCAGGTCTTTAGATACATGCGAGGCAGCTATTGTTTATAAGTAACTGAACTCATGATGCATGTCGGACCTTCTATTTATAACATCCTGTGATCTAACACCTATTACTCAGGAATTTTTCGATATACGGTACTTACAACCATATTCCCAAACCAATATTTACTCAAGTCTTTTCCTAATCCTAAACTTATCCCATTTGTATTTATAGTTTCGTTCCCAATTTTGTGTAGATATATTTAGCACCTTATTAACGTTTAATAAATTATAATCTACATTCAGTAATATATGATCAGGAATCTAATTTAATAATTTTTATAGGGAAAAACATTAAAAGCCGATAATGAGGTTATTACAAAAATACAATGCAGAGATTATGAAACATTGTAAAAATTGCAGGTTGAAAAAATGCATTGTGCAGGTTTTGATCCTACTTCCCGATACTTGGGACTGTAATGTGATTAGCTAGGTTCCGTTATTCCCTGTAAAGTAATCTTGTTTCTTGTATTGATGATGTGTTGTGTAAgtgttacgaacccaagttcaTCGCCAGAGCACGTagcagtgacgtcaacgccatctgtgagtccgctttcgaaaccccccacaacatggacgacgccatctaggggCGACAGGAATATACCGGCAAGagacgctagattcctgtcctagtcggcttgtgagttagctggtgctgacctctggtgaggtgacgcttagacaatcAGCACCATCAATTGAGCAAAAAGGTGTAagtttgtgtctaagccagtaagtgatgtttcctagtggtcccttgtagtgtcccagtgtactgatgacgtgtttgTATTCACAGAGtggacgtagggctgctgtgatacaaggattctacaccagtctgctttaaGGAAGCAGTGAGCCACCGCCGGAAGAGGactgtgaagtgttctactgtctgcctgtggagtggcagtgacgggattcgccatacccggggctggctggtagAAGAGACAACTGACTAAGGTGCTGaggaggagagtaaccagcgagttgcatgACGCTCCTGCCTAGGGTTCGCTACCCTGTTATCTGCAAGTGAAGTGGCCCAAcagcgaggctgattggtacctgccagcaacaggctggactgtgaTTGTGGGCCGTCACGAAGAGGCACTTAGCGGAATTgtggtttggctggcccgtgaccagggtagactcattgttgTTCAACCCGTTCCTGCACTTGCTttctgtcaatattggcttatttaataagtgcatatgtgacatactaattgtgaatagtttaccttgaaaagcttcatagacaaCACCGACCTCATCTAAccgtcttagtatgttaagataagcatcttattgcttcttaattacaattattacttaacctataccgttgatagattaagtaataattgtaaatatgagGCAAtatgatgcttatcttaacatactaagaaagttaggtgaggtcggtgttttctatgaagcttttcaaggtaaactaaaatattcacagtcAATTAATGTCGCAtacgcacttattaaataagccaatattgacagaaagcaagtgcgagaacgggttgtgttgtTTCCTGGTACCTGCTGAGGGTAGTACCACGGATGAGGAAACACGGTACAAGACTGCATCGAATGAGCTTCGCCTAGTGTTTAGCGTCTTCTGAGAGAGACGTTGATGTACATATAGCGTAGTAATACTTCTGTTtaagagttttatatatatatggtgataggaaaaataattatatatggatAAAGTGATGACCTGGTGTATTTAATATACCTCcccttttgttttacttgcattactgagctcaccccttgaaagctactactaacttggggccggataccagaactttcgtACCACcaggaaagaacccggttgcgtcccattgtggctgtaacagtaagttaagggcaaTGTATGTCTTATGTAGGATAACCTAGAAGAATTTAATAAATCCGAACTTGAATAACTAAAACAAAGACGTCACATTACGCTAATCTAGTAACTGAAAGTATTCCGACACCTGAGGGCGACTGACAATTATCAGTgctaaaaatatttaaataaaacaaatgagaATCAATGCACAATTATATACTTCTACATTTCTGATGCAGGAAACTCAAAGATACTCACAGTTGTCGTCCACGAAATACTGGACGAATTGGTCAAGGGAGCCAGTGTAGCCGTGAGCGCGGATGAGACGAGAGTGGTGATGGAAGGATACGACCACGTCCTTGGGAGACCTCGCCACGTACACCACCTGCACGTGCCGGACAGACTCCCATGTACACATGCTGGGTACCAATATATTTTTGTAACTCGGGTGGGTACAGGAACTGACGACATCCGACCCCCTGTTATCAgaatgagagctttcccttcctatAACTCATGGTAAACCTTAGCCAATATATTACCCTGGAACATGACCCGTCAATCTgtttacaaccaggtacccagttactgctgagtgaacagaggcGACTAGTTAAGGATTGGGGACAAGATAACCCTCCATGACCAGAAATCTAACCCAGACCAAATCGCTCGAGAGACGTGGGGCAAGTACGTAATAACCCCACTACACTGTATGTAGTACAACAGTTTAACCCTGCCCAAGGAACATTTGGCAATGTATATCAAGTTGTGATCGAAAATTTACTGAACTGTCAATACTACGCACACCATTACCAGAACCCACCGAAGGCATCGCCTACGTCAACACCAAGCATTACCGATACCAGTCAAATTTCTGTTCATTACAGAATGAAAAACAATATATTACCATTCAGATGGGCAGCAACTCTTTCTTTTGTACTCGCAGTTTCAATTATTAAGATTTCTTTATATAATCACAATTTCTAATGCATTTAAAAAAGAACAGTTTGTCATGGTTTCCCACAAACTTATTTAACTCCTAAATTTGGCGAGTACAATTAGTCGAGTCTACAACCAGTAAGAACTACAGAACACGCGTAGACACCAAGGCTCTGATTCATCAATCATTTACTTATTCAATTGCGAGTTATGAAACTATGCAAATTTGTTGTGACTATGGGAATTTATTGTGAAATGCAACACTCAAATCAAGATTACTTGTACTATGGACAACCTCTTAACACTTCGGAGCTCAAACCGTTTAATATATAAACTAAGCCACCAGGATAGAGGCAAAATGTACAGGTCTCTTTAATGGAAAGAAAGTGTTTGctgaatcctggtgcagcgtccctGGCCTGACCTTAGCAGTGTCCAGAAGATCCGGAGTGAGGAGAGATAAGGGCAGGTGGGTCTTGATGGTCCGTGGATCAGGTATCGCCTCCGCCAGTTGTAACATTATTCCATCCTTGGGGTCCTTGCCAGGACACTTTACTTTAAATGCTTTTAACAAAGGATTGCCATCATCTATCGGTGGAACGTTCTTTGAGAGCATCACCATATCGAAACTGGAAGCAAATTTAATAAAATTATAGGTAT
This genomic window from Procambarus clarkii isolate CNS0578487 chromosome 1, FALCON_Pclarkii_2.0, whole genome shotgun sequence contains:
- the LOC138367375 gene encoding sulfotransferase 1A1-like isoform X2 yields the protein MTQLASGHTVKVLEGEELEHQERDFQGYTNGLIRLNPGRWILLADYTKFADSLFKFKFRESDAVVMTWAKCGTTWMQEIIWTMRNNPNLDHPLASLPLFARSPFLDFDMVMLSKNVPPIDDGNPLLKAFKVKCPGKDPKDGIMLQLAEAIPDPRTIKTHLPLSLLTPDLLDTAKVVYVARSPKDVVVSFHHHSRLIRAHGYTGSLDQFVQYFVDDNLLIGPYWLHMKEAWEKRDHPNMHFVFFEDVKTNTMLELHKLNKFLDTNLTEEQLQKVAHYTSFSEMKSREEKNFVSGSTVNKLVLSGEGGFFRKGVVGDGQKRLSPEQQAKVDQWTKKHTQDFGASFKYSS
- the LOC138367375 gene encoding sulfotransferase 1A1-like isoform X1, with protein sequence MCMEQVTKLRMTQLASGHTVKVLEGEELEHQERDFQGYTNGLIRLNPGRWILLADYTKFADSLFKFKFRESDAVVMTWAKCGTTWMQEIIWTMRNNPNLDHPLASLPLFARSPFLDFDMVMLSKNVPPIDDGNPLLKAFKVKCPGKDPKDGIMLQLAEAIPDPRTIKTHLPLSLLTPDLLDTAKVVYVARSPKDVVVSFHHHSRLIRAHGYTGSLDQFVQYFVDDNLLIGPYWLHMKEAWEKRDHPNMHFVFFEDVKTNTMLELHKLNKFLDTNLTEEQLQKVAHYTSFSEMKSREEKNFVSGSTVNKLVLSGEGGFFRKGVVGDGQKRLSPEQQAKVDQWTKKHTQDFGASFKYSS